A single window of Electrophorus electricus isolate fEleEle1 chromosome 16, fEleEle1.pri, whole genome shotgun sequence DNA harbors:
- the b3gnt2a gene encoding N-acetyllactosaminide beta-1,3-N-acetylglucosaminyltransferase 2a isoform X1 yields MLADMQSVMPSWFWPEPNYRYRPSGPNRRASGSLMELTIDVPCSCPSCGKCILRMQSSRRKMKFLGLMMMLNFFIYFLVEISRSYSQGKSDAAHPNIPHKHFWRKSKLSEAFWNRKQQHLDQIENPQMLYHSDSSNSSNTSHLELAQISHKWNYNSTGTAGHCEPDLEMATQIKDYNSLPQRFKDFLLYMRCRSYPMLTDAPGVCSEPTFLLFAVKSLAHHFDRRQAIRQSWGRAGVLGNHRVAAVFLLGNTAPIDHFPNISALVHHEAMLHGDLLQWDYRDTFFNLTLKEVLFLEWLGDRCPSARYVFKGDDDVFVNTHHILRYLDGLSGTKARDLFVGDVITKAGPHRDKKLKYYIPESVFVGQYPPYAGGGGYLYSGDVGLRLRNMSHHVLLYPIDDVYTGMCLQRLGLVPEKHKGFRTFDIEEKYRENACAYQSLMLVHPRNPQDVIKIWSWINDPKLNC; encoded by the exons ATGCTTGCTGATATGCAGTCCGTCATGCCCTCATGGTTCTGGCCCGAACCCAACTACAGGTACCGGCCCTCTGGACCCAACAGGCGAGCCTCCGGCTCTCTCATGGAGCTCACCATTGACGTGCCCTGCTCCTGCCCCAGCT gTGGCAAGTGTATCCTCAGGATGCAGTCCAGCCGGAGGAAGATGAAGTTCCTGGGACTGATGATGATGCTCAACTTCTTCATTTACTTTCTCGTGGAGATATCCCGGAGCTACAGCCAGGGCAAGTCGGATGCAGCCCATCCCAACATTCCACACAAGCATTTTTGGAGGAAGTCCAAACTCAGTGAGGCGTTCTGGAACCGGAAGCAGCAGCATCTCGACCAGATCGAAAACCCTCAAATGCTTTACCACAGCGACAgtagcaacagcagcaacacatCCCATCTTGAGCTTGCCCAGATCTCACACAAGTGGAACTACAATTCAACTGGGACAGCAGGCCATTGTGAGCCAGACCTTGAAATGGCCACACAGATTAAAGACTACAATTCCCTGCCACAGCGCTTCAAGGACTTCCTGCTCTACATGCGGTGTAGGTCGTACCCGATGTTAACAGACGCGCCCGGTGTGTGTTCAGAACCGACCTTCTTATTATTTGCAGTGAAGTCGCTGGCGCATCATTTCGACCGGCGGCAGGCCATCCGACAATCGTGGGGTCGCGCAGGCGTCCTCGGCAACCACCGCGTGGCTGCCGTCTTCCTCCTCGGCAACACGGCACCGATCGACCACTTCCCAAACATATCTGCACTGGTCCACCATGAGGCGATGCTGCATGGGGACCTGCTCCAGTGGGACTACCGTGACACATTCTTCAACCTCACCCTGAAGGAGGTGCTGTTTCTGGAGTGGCTGGGTGACCGCTGCCCCTCCGCCCGCTACGTCTTCAAGGGCGATGACGACGTCTTCGTGAACACCCACCACATCCTGCGATACCTTGACGGCTTGTCGGGCACTAAAGCGCGAGACCTCTTCGTCGGAGATGTAATCACCAAAGCCGGgccacacagagacaaaaagctTAAATACTACATTCCTGAGAGCGTCTTTGTGGGGCAATATCCGCCATATGCCGGTGGTGGAGGGTATCTCTACTCCGGCGATGTGGGCCTTCGGTTGAGGAACATGTCGCACCATGTTTTGCTGTACCCCATCGATGACGTCTACACAGGCATGTGCCTGCAGAGACTGGGCCTTGTGCCGGAAAAGCACAAAGGTTTCAGGACGTTTGACATcgaagagaaatacagagagaatgCATGTGCCTACCAAAGCTTGATGCTGGTGCACCCCAGGAATCCACAGGATGTGATAAAAATCTGGAGCTGGATCAATGACCCAAAATTGAACTGCTAG
- the b3gnt2a gene encoding N-acetyllactosaminide beta-1,3-N-acetylglucosaminyltransferase 2a isoform X3 yields the protein MQSSRRKMKFLGLMMMLNFFIYFLVEISRSYSQGKSDAAHPNIPHKHFWRKSKLSEAFWNRKQQHLDQIENPQMLYHSDSSNSSNTSHLELAQISHKWNYNSTGTAGHCEPDLEMATQIKDYNSLPQRFKDFLLYMRCRSYPMLTDAPGVCSEPTFLLFAVKSLAHHFDRRQAIRQSWGRAGVLGNHRVAAVFLLGNTAPIDHFPNISALVHHEAMLHGDLLQWDYRDTFFNLTLKEVLFLEWLGDRCPSARYVFKGDDDVFVNTHHILRYLDGLSGTKARDLFVGDVITKAGPHRDKKLKYYIPESVFVGQYPPYAGGGGYLYSGDVGLRLRNMSHHVLLYPIDDVYTGMCLQRLGLVPEKHKGFRTFDIEEKYRENACAYQSLMLVHPRNPQDVIKIWSWINDPKLNC from the coding sequence ATGCAGTCCAGCCGGAGGAAGATGAAGTTCCTGGGACTGATGATGATGCTCAACTTCTTCATTTACTTTCTCGTGGAGATATCCCGGAGCTACAGCCAGGGCAAGTCGGATGCAGCCCATCCCAACATTCCACACAAGCATTTTTGGAGGAAGTCCAAACTCAGTGAGGCGTTCTGGAACCGGAAGCAGCAGCATCTCGACCAGATCGAAAACCCTCAAATGCTTTACCACAGCGACAgtagcaacagcagcaacacatCCCATCTTGAGCTTGCCCAGATCTCACACAAGTGGAACTACAATTCAACTGGGACAGCAGGCCATTGTGAGCCAGACCTTGAAATGGCCACACAGATTAAAGACTACAATTCCCTGCCACAGCGCTTCAAGGACTTCCTGCTCTACATGCGGTGTAGGTCGTACCCGATGTTAACAGACGCGCCCGGTGTGTGTTCAGAACCGACCTTCTTATTATTTGCAGTGAAGTCGCTGGCGCATCATTTCGACCGGCGGCAGGCCATCCGACAATCGTGGGGTCGCGCAGGCGTCCTCGGCAACCACCGCGTGGCTGCCGTCTTCCTCCTCGGCAACACGGCACCGATCGACCACTTCCCAAACATATCTGCACTGGTCCACCATGAGGCGATGCTGCATGGGGACCTGCTCCAGTGGGACTACCGTGACACATTCTTCAACCTCACCCTGAAGGAGGTGCTGTTTCTGGAGTGGCTGGGTGACCGCTGCCCCTCCGCCCGCTACGTCTTCAAGGGCGATGACGACGTCTTCGTGAACACCCACCACATCCTGCGATACCTTGACGGCTTGTCGGGCACTAAAGCGCGAGACCTCTTCGTCGGAGATGTAATCACCAAAGCCGGgccacacagagacaaaaagctTAAATACTACATTCCTGAGAGCGTCTTTGTGGGGCAATATCCGCCATATGCCGGTGGTGGAGGGTATCTCTACTCCGGCGATGTGGGCCTTCGGTTGAGGAACATGTCGCACCATGTTTTGCTGTACCCCATCGATGACGTCTACACAGGCATGTGCCTGCAGAGACTGGGCCTTGTGCCGGAAAAGCACAAAGGTTTCAGGACGTTTGACATcgaagagaaatacagagagaatgCATGTGCCTACCAAAGCTTGATGCTGGTGCACCCCAGGAATCCACAGGATGTGATAAAAATCTGGAGCTGGATCAATGACCCAAAATTGAACTGCTAG
- the b3gnt2a gene encoding N-acetyllactosaminide beta-1,3-N-acetylglucosaminyltransferase 2a isoform X2 yields the protein MELTIDVPCSCPSCGKCILRMQSSRRKMKFLGLMMMLNFFIYFLVEISRSYSQGKSDAAHPNIPHKHFWRKSKLSEAFWNRKQQHLDQIENPQMLYHSDSSNSSNTSHLELAQISHKWNYNSTGTAGHCEPDLEMATQIKDYNSLPQRFKDFLLYMRCRSYPMLTDAPGVCSEPTFLLFAVKSLAHHFDRRQAIRQSWGRAGVLGNHRVAAVFLLGNTAPIDHFPNISALVHHEAMLHGDLLQWDYRDTFFNLTLKEVLFLEWLGDRCPSARYVFKGDDDVFVNTHHILRYLDGLSGTKARDLFVGDVITKAGPHRDKKLKYYIPESVFVGQYPPYAGGGGYLYSGDVGLRLRNMSHHVLLYPIDDVYTGMCLQRLGLVPEKHKGFRTFDIEEKYRENACAYQSLMLVHPRNPQDVIKIWSWINDPKLNC from the exons ATGGAGCTCACCATTGACGTGCCCTGCTCCTGCCCCAGCT gTGGCAAGTGTATCCTCAGGATGCAGTCCAGCCGGAGGAAGATGAAGTTCCTGGGACTGATGATGATGCTCAACTTCTTCATTTACTTTCTCGTGGAGATATCCCGGAGCTACAGCCAGGGCAAGTCGGATGCAGCCCATCCCAACATTCCACACAAGCATTTTTGGAGGAAGTCCAAACTCAGTGAGGCGTTCTGGAACCGGAAGCAGCAGCATCTCGACCAGATCGAAAACCCTCAAATGCTTTACCACAGCGACAgtagcaacagcagcaacacatCCCATCTTGAGCTTGCCCAGATCTCACACAAGTGGAACTACAATTCAACTGGGACAGCAGGCCATTGTGAGCCAGACCTTGAAATGGCCACACAGATTAAAGACTACAATTCCCTGCCACAGCGCTTCAAGGACTTCCTGCTCTACATGCGGTGTAGGTCGTACCCGATGTTAACAGACGCGCCCGGTGTGTGTTCAGAACCGACCTTCTTATTATTTGCAGTGAAGTCGCTGGCGCATCATTTCGACCGGCGGCAGGCCATCCGACAATCGTGGGGTCGCGCAGGCGTCCTCGGCAACCACCGCGTGGCTGCCGTCTTCCTCCTCGGCAACACGGCACCGATCGACCACTTCCCAAACATATCTGCACTGGTCCACCATGAGGCGATGCTGCATGGGGACCTGCTCCAGTGGGACTACCGTGACACATTCTTCAACCTCACCCTGAAGGAGGTGCTGTTTCTGGAGTGGCTGGGTGACCGCTGCCCCTCCGCCCGCTACGTCTTCAAGGGCGATGACGACGTCTTCGTGAACACCCACCACATCCTGCGATACCTTGACGGCTTGTCGGGCACTAAAGCGCGAGACCTCTTCGTCGGAGATGTAATCACCAAAGCCGGgccacacagagacaaaaagctTAAATACTACATTCCTGAGAGCGTCTTTGTGGGGCAATATCCGCCATATGCCGGTGGTGGAGGGTATCTCTACTCCGGCGATGTGGGCCTTCGGTTGAGGAACATGTCGCACCATGTTTTGCTGTACCCCATCGATGACGTCTACACAGGCATGTGCCTGCAGAGACTGGGCCTTGTGCCGGAAAAGCACAAAGGTTTCAGGACGTTTGACATcgaagagaaatacagagagaatgCATGTGCCTACCAAAGCTTGATGCTGGTGCACCCCAGGAATCCACAGGATGTGATAAAAATCTGGAGCTGGATCAATGACCCAAAATTGAACTGCTAG
- the zgc:66455 gene encoding uncharacterized protein zgc:66455 gives MGHNGNAFYALRSCHQVLFGESGEFFSPDYLCSSPALWCNWTVQVPRGKRVQLYLEDLTPMYACHLKTDQIHLDESPVAAGESRILERCWGKARYTSITNTVHVVQLIGPNPSPPHRGFYGRFWAFGLPETFAETPAVSRTSVTEVMQEEEEMEIEETKDSSHEISTSKPPLPVEKVDSSLSKPLEVSHDINSWTNELAATTTGPWEKNFGEIRRTRGGAENQDGASPSALHHNEFAFMESVSMTTGAQGGITADEYKQFSPDGTNNASHTSAPTYMRTHAYTIAMTTSTSTSTTRVPTTEEANLVLTSPSTVSTATYKNEVTHTGDDPAGAKMESRPGMEEGDDALPVEMLLASSGGTFQTGAKERDGSYGETRPYSSMTPKPSHRLKGKAHPVQTVKNPPESPHLPGGLLLEVGMEIGLDHTQADGWDQIRNSFRGTVETMIQKELEDLTLRSVSLKRAKKYVCRLRMVYTEDGQLALEFEAPIHSPWIDTEFNLGVFVWLSAGALFIAWVQLGENDEVSRTLGVLHSTLQGLRGRSISPHNKSHGIVVSVSVEDIDECETQLVMCDVHADCVNEFGSYSCHCHHGYSPGLGGAVCVEAAGRECIRATVPMLLYIICFLLCFLLALLLVVLCVLYRRYHRGAFLPRCQHGSICSDTAVANDVNNNRWGRGHKSSASPIPPPPPSRLTKSTCPAPDLPLLKFSTLVPSGGFEDKLQSERH, from the exons ATGGGTCATAATGGAAACGCATTCTACGCCTTACGGAGCTGTCACCAAGTGCTCTTCGGCGAAAGCGGTGAATTCTTCTCGCCTGACTACCTGTGTTCCAGTCCTGCCCTCTGGTGCAACTGGACTGTGCAGGTCCCTCGTGGGAAACGTGTGCAGCTGTACCTGGAGGACCTGACGCCGATGTACGCCTGTCACCTGAAGACGGACCAGATCCACCTGGACGAGTCTCCGGTGGCCGCTGGCGAGAGCCGGATCCTGGAGCGATGCTGGGGGAAGGCCAGATACACGTCCATCACGAACACAGTCCACGTGGTGCAGCTGATTGGGCCGAACCCCAGCCCACCTCACAGGGGGTTTTATGGGCGGTTCTGGGCTTTCGGGCTGCCGGAAACCTTTGCTGAGACCCCCGCTGTTAGTC GGACCAGTGTAACTGAGGTGAtgcaggaggaagaagaaatggAAATTGAGGAGACAAAGGATTCCAGCCATGAAATCTCTACCAGTAAACCACCTCTGCCAGTGGAGAAAGTAGACAGTTCTCTTTCTAAACCTTTGGAGGTCAGCCATGATATTAATTCTTGGACCAATGAGCTTGCTGCCACCACTACAGGACCATGGGAGAAGAATTTTGGCGAGATCCGAAGAACAAGGGGCGGAGCTGAGAACCAAGATGGAGCTTCCCCAAGTGCTTTACATCATAATGAGTTTGCTTTCATGGAATCTGTTTCTATGACAACTGGAGCACAAGGTGGGATAACTGCGGATGAGTATAAACAATTCTCCCCTGACGGGACGAACAATGCGTCTCACACTTCAGCTCCGACTTACATGCGTACACATGCGTACACCATCGCCATgaccacatccacatccacaagTACCACACGCGTGCCGACCACTGAGGAGGCCAACCTGGTTCTTACAAGCCCTTCTACTGTGTCCACTGCCACATACAAAaatgaggtcacacacactggtgATGATCCAGCTGGAGCCAAAATGGAGTCCAGGCCAGGGATGGAGGAAGGCGATGATGCGCTTCCTGTGGAGATGCTGTTGGCTAGCAGTGGTGGTACATTTCAGACTGGTGCTAAAGAGCGTGATGGGAGCTATGGTGAGACCAGGCCTTATTCATCAATGACGCCCAAACCCTCCCACAGACTCAAAG GGAAAGCTCATCCAGTCCAAACTGTCAAAAATCCACCTGAATCTCCACACCTTCCAGGGG gtctcTTGCTGGAGGTCGGCATGGAGATTGGTCTGGACCACACCCAAGCAGATGGCTGGGATCAGATTAGGAACTCCTTCAGAGGCACAGTCGAGACCATG ATTCAGAAAGAACTGGAAGATCTCACCCTGAGGAGTGTTTCTCTGAAAAGAGCTAAAAAGTATGTATGTAGACTCAGAATGGTTTACACTGAAGATGGACAGTTGGCGCTTGAATTTGAAGCACCGATTCACTCTCCCTGGATCGACACAGAGTTCAATTTAGGAGTGTTTGTCTG GTTGAGTGCGGGGGCCTTGTTTATTGCATGGGTGCAGCTTGGGGAAAATGATGAGGTGAGCCGCACACTCGGGGTTCTACATTCCACCCTGCAGGGGCTGAGGGGGCGGAGCATCAGCCCTCACAACAAGAGTCACGGCATCGtcgtctctgtctctgtagaAG ACATCGATGAGTGTGAGACACAGCTGGTCATGTGTGATGTTCATGCGGATTGCGTGAACGAGTTTGGCTCCTACTCCTGCCActgtcaccatggttacagcCCTGGGCTGGgcggagctgtgtgtgtggaagcagCAGGGCGGG AGTGCATCAGGGCTACAGTTCCCATGCTCCTCTACATCATCTGTTTCCTGCTTTGCTTCCTgcttgctctgctgctggtggtcctgtgtgtgctgtaccGCCGCTACCACCGGGGGGCGTTCCTCCCTCGCTGCCAACACGGCAGTATCTGCAGCGACACTGCAGTGGCCAATGATGTCAACAACAATCGTTGGGGACGTGGTCATAAAAGTAGCGCGTCGCCCATCCCTCCCCCGCCGCCCAGTCGACTGACGAAAAGCACGTGCCCGGCTCCAGACCTTCCCCTGCTGAAATTCAGCACTCTGGTGCCCTCTGGAGGATTTGAGGACAAACTGCAAAGTGAGAGACACTAG